A genomic window from Bacillus mesophilus includes:
- a CDS encoding aminotransferase A → MEHLISSKVKSIQLSGIRRFFNMVSEYDNVISLTIGQPDFPTPEHVKQAGIEAIQNNFTTYTHNAGFPELRDAVSHFVKTKYDQHYDPANEIIVTIGASQAIDCAFRTILDPGSEVLLPGPVYPGYEPIIQLCGAKPIHIDTRSNNFKLTAELIKPYLTDQTRCIVLPYPSNPTGVTLSKQELEEIASLVKERDLFILSDEIYSELVYEYTHQSIATFPGMREKTIVINGLSKSHSMTGWRVGFLLAPANITQHLLKVHQYNVSCASAISQKAAYEALTVGIDDAVEMRKLYQDRLEYVHERLLNMGIESTKPTGAFYFFPSIAKYGLSSFDFAFKMVKEARVAVVPGDAFSEYGEGYVRISYAYSMDVLKEALDRMESFLSSLKS, encoded by the coding sequence ATGGAACACCTAATAAGTTCTAAAGTGAAAAGTATTCAGCTTTCTGGAATTAGAAGATTTTTCAATATGGTCTCCGAGTATGATAATGTCATTTCATTAACGATAGGCCAACCAGACTTCCCTACTCCAGAGCATGTTAAACAAGCTGGAATTGAAGCTATTCAAAATAATTTCACAACCTATACTCATAATGCTGGCTTTCCTGAATTAAGAGATGCGGTATCTCATTTTGTAAAAACAAAATATGACCAACACTATGATCCAGCAAATGAAATCATCGTAACCATTGGAGCTAGTCAGGCAATTGATTGTGCCTTCAGAACCATTTTAGATCCTGGTAGTGAGGTGCTTTTACCTGGTCCTGTATATCCAGGATATGAGCCAATTATTCAGCTTTGTGGAGCTAAACCTATACATATCGACACCCGTTCCAACAATTTTAAATTAACAGCTGAATTAATCAAACCTTATCTTACCGATCAAACTAGGTGTATCGTACTACCATACCCATCAAATCCAACAGGTGTTACTTTATCAAAGCAAGAGCTAGAAGAAATTGCTAGTCTAGTGAAAGAGAGAGACTTATTTATTCTTTCTGATGAGATTTATAGTGAGCTTGTTTATGAATATACACATCAGTCAATAGCCACTTTTCCTGGGATGAGGGAAAAAACAATTGTCATTAATGGCTTGTCCAAATCGCATTCAATGACAGGCTGGCGAGTAGGCTTTCTGCTAGCACCTGCAAATATTACTCAGCATTTATTAAAAGTACATCAGTATAATGTTTCATGTGCTAGCGCAATATCGCAAAAGGCTGCTTACGAAGCTTTAACAGTAGGAATTGATGATGCGGTTGAAATGCGCAAACTCTACCAGGACAGATTAGAATATGTTCATGAACGGTTACTTAACATGGGAATTGAATCTACTAAACCAACAGGTGCCTTCTACTTTTTCCCATCAATAGCTAAGTATGGTTTATCGTCCTTTGACTTTGCTTTCAAAATGGTAAAAGAGGCCCGTGTCGCAGTAGTACCTGGTGATGCGTTCTCTGAGTATGGAGAAGGGTATGTGAGAATTTCATATGCATATTCAATGGATGTCTTAAAAGAAGCTCTAGATCGTATGGAGTCTTTTCTCTCTTCATTAAAATCGTAG
- a CDS encoding glycine--tRNA ligase has protein sequence MSKTMEQVVAHAKHRGFVFPGSEIYGGLANTWDYGPLGIELKNNVKKAWWRKFIQESPYNVGLDAAILMNPKTWEASGHIGNFNDPMIDCKKCKARHRADKLIENAIEAKGQELIVDGLPFEKMEELIQEHNIVCPDCGSNEFTGIRQFNLMFKTFQGVTESSTNEIFLRPETAQGIFVNFKNVQRSMRKKLPFGIGQIGKSFRNEITPGNFTFRTREFEQMELEFFCKPGEELEWFTYWKNTCEQWLLSLGVSEQNIRLRDHSDDELSHYSNATTDIEYKFPFGWGELWGVASRTDYDLKQHAEFSGEDFNYIDQETNERYVPFCIEPSLGADRVTLAFMIDAYEEEQLEDGTSRTVMRLHPALAPYKAAILPLSKKLSDNARNVFADLAKHFMVDYDESGSIGKRYRRQDEVGTPFCITYDFDSEEDQSVTVRDRDTMEQQRISIHELKAYIEEKIQF, from the coding sequence ATGAGTAAAACAATGGAGCAAGTTGTAGCACATGCTAAGCATAGAGGGTTTGTATTTCCAGGATCTGAAATATACGGAGGTCTTGCAAACACTTGGGATTATGGCCCATTAGGTATAGAACTGAAAAACAATGTTAAGAAAGCTTGGTGGCGTAAGTTCATTCAAGAATCACCATATAATGTGGGATTAGATGCTGCTATCTTAATGAACCCAAAAACGTGGGAAGCTTCAGGCCATATTGGAAATTTCAATGATCCAATGATTGATTGTAAGAAATGTAAAGCAAGACATCGTGCGGATAAATTGATTGAAAATGCAATTGAGGCAAAAGGTCAGGAACTAATTGTTGATGGTCTCCCTTTCGAAAAAATGGAAGAACTAATTCAGGAACATAACATTGTTTGCCCTGATTGTGGCAGTAATGAGTTTACTGGGATTCGTCAATTCAATTTAATGTTTAAAACGTTTCAAGGCGTAACCGAATCTAGTACTAATGAAATCTTCTTACGACCTGAGACAGCTCAAGGAATTTTTGTTAACTTTAAAAATGTACAACGATCCATGAGAAAGAAACTTCCATTTGGGATTGGACAAATCGGAAAAAGCTTTAGAAATGAGATTACACCAGGTAACTTCACGTTCCGTACAAGAGAATTCGAACAGATGGAGCTAGAATTCTTCTGCAAGCCAGGTGAAGAATTAGAGTGGTTTACCTACTGGAAAAACACATGTGAACAGTGGTTACTTTCATTAGGTGTATCTGAACAAAATATCCGTTTAAGAGACCACTCAGATGACGAACTCTCACATTATAGTAATGCCACTACTGATATAGAATACAAATTCCCATTTGGTTGGGGAGAGCTTTGGGGTGTAGCTTCTCGTACAGACTATGATCTTAAGCAACATGCTGAGTTCTCAGGTGAAGACTTCAATTATATTGATCAAGAAACAAATGAGCGCTATGTGCCATTCTGTATCGAGCCATCACTAGGAGCAGACCGTGTAACACTGGCGTTTATGATTGATGCGTACGAAGAAGAACAGCTTGAAGATGGAACATCAAGAACGGTGATGAGACTTCATCCAGCTCTTGCACCATATAAGGCTGCTATTTTACCACTTTCTAAAAAGCTATCGGATAACGCAAGAAATGTCTTTGCTGATTTAGCTAAACACTTTATGGTCGACTATGATGAGTCGGGATCAATTGGTAAACGCTATCGTCGACAAGATGAAGTGGGTACACCGTTTTGTATCACTTACGACTTTGATTCAGAAGAGGATCAATCAGTTACAGTTAGAGACCGCGATACAATGGAGCAACAACGAATCTCCATTCATGAATTAAAAGCTTATATTGAAGAAAAAATTCAATTTTAA
- a CDS encoding alpha/beta-type small acid-soluble spore protein — MSKRRKPLVPGAQEGLDQLKVNVMSKEDYKIKNNDPDSVKMEVAKEQGIPLKKGDNGELTSRQAGKVGGPIGGKMVSELIKRAKSQMGSQK, encoded by the coding sequence ATGAGTAAAAGAAGAAAGCCACTTGTTCCCGGAGCACAAGAGGGATTGGATCAGTTAAAAGTCAATGTCATGAGCAAGGAAGACTATAAGATAAAGAATAATGATCCAGATTCAGTTAAAATGGAAGTTGCTAAGGAACAAGGGATACCTCTTAAAAAGGGAGACAACGGTGAGTTAACTTCTAGACAAGCAGGGAAAGTAGGGGGACCCATCGGTGGGAAAATGGTCTCAGAGCTGATCAAGAGAGCAAAAAGTCAAATGGGTTCACAAAAATAA